In a single window of the Terrirubrum flagellatum genome:
- a CDS encoding zinc-binding alcohol dehydrogenase: MSVDQTKSPPDAARALWTVAPGRAELRPEPVPAPGPDEVAVRALWSGLSRGTERLMFDGRVPECEWERMRGPHMGGAFPYPVKYGYCAVGEITGGAPDLTGRLAFVLHPHQEAFVAQACMAAALPDGLPPRRAILSANMETALNVIWDSGASAGDRIAIVGAGAVGLLVAFLAARLPGAEVLVVDHATDRRPIAEGFGARFATPDAAQGEADVVIHTSATAAGLSTALALGGHQAAIVEASWHGDKDVPAPLGRAFHSRRLRLISSQVGGIPPLRAPRWTHARRLRKAMELLRDDRLDALITEEIAFADLPAAMPRLLGPDAPGLVTAIRY; encoded by the coding sequence ATGAGTGTGGATCAGACCAAATCCCCGCCTGACGCGGCGCGTGCGCTCTGGACCGTCGCGCCCGGGCGCGCCGAGTTGCGGCCGGAGCCCGTGCCGGCGCCGGGACCCGACGAGGTCGCCGTGCGCGCCCTCTGGTCCGGGCTCTCGCGCGGCACCGAGCGATTGATGTTCGATGGCCGCGTGCCGGAATGCGAATGGGAGCGCATGCGCGGCCCCCATATGGGCGGCGCGTTCCCCTACCCCGTGAAATACGGCTACTGCGCCGTGGGCGAAATCACCGGCGGCGCGCCTGACCTCACGGGCCGCCTGGCTTTCGTGCTCCATCCCCATCAGGAGGCGTTTGTCGCGCAGGCCTGCATGGCCGCTGCGCTGCCAGATGGCTTGCCGCCGCGCCGCGCCATCCTCTCCGCCAACATGGAGACAGCGCTCAACGTGATCTGGGATTCCGGCGCCTCGGCCGGCGACCGGATCGCGATCGTCGGCGCCGGCGCGGTCGGACTTCTCGTCGCGTTTCTCGCAGCGCGACTGCCCGGCGCGGAAGTGCTGGTCGTCGATCACGCGACAGACCGGCGTCCGATCGCCGAAGGCTTCGGCGCGCGCTTCGCAACGCCAGATGCGGCGCAAGGCGAAGCTGATGTTGTGATCCACACCAGCGCGACCGCCGCCGGCCTCTCGACCGCGCTGGCGCTCGGCGGCCATCAGGCTGCGATCGTCGAGGCGAGCTGGCATGGCGACAAAGATGTGCCGGCGCCGCTCGGTCGCGCCTTTCATTCGCGGCGCCTGCGGCTGATCTCGTCGCAGGTGGGCGGGATTCCACCGCTGCGCGCGCCGCGCTGGACCCATGCGCGTCGCCTGAGAAAGGCGATGGAGTTGTTGCGCGACGATCGTCTCGACGCGCTCATCACAGAGGAGATCGCGTTCGCCGATCTGCCGGCCGCGATGCCGCGCCTGCTCGGGCCTGACGCGCCGGGCCTCGTCACCGCTATCCGTTACTAG
- a CDS encoding 6-carboxytetrahydropterin synthase: protein MFTVEVRDRIMIGHSLPDPFFGPAQGMHGASFIVDVAFFREKLTDKNVVVDIGAALDVLKATLKPLAYQNLDALPEFKGTLTTTEFLCKHVFDAIAKAAKSGALGEDGKGLAKIKVTLHEHDVARAWYEGAVL from the coding sequence ATGTTCACCGTTGAAGTTCGCGATCGCATCATGATCGGCCATTCGCTGCCCGATCCCTTTTTCGGGCCGGCGCAGGGCATGCATGGCGCGAGCTTCATCGTCGATGTCGCGTTCTTCCGGGAGAAGCTGACCGACAAGAATGTCGTGGTCGATATCGGCGCGGCGCTCGACGTGCTGAAGGCGACGCTGAAGCCGCTGGCCTATCAGAATCTCGATGCGCTGCCGGAGTTCAAGGGCACGCTCACCACGACGGAATTTCTCTGCAAGCATGTCTTCGATGCGATCGCGAAAGCCGCGAAATCGGGCGCGCTCGGCGAGGACGGCAAGGGCCTCGCCAAAATCAAAGTGACGCTGCACGAGCATGATGTGGCGCGCGCCTGGTATGAAGGCGCTGTCCTCTGA
- the ribA gene encoding GTP cyclohydrolase II RibA — translation MFSLIPNSDVISVERAIAEFRAGRPALIEQDGDAALAIGVEAFDIDLATNLESFAAGRARLVLPSARLRRLGVERTTPGAIALPAIDLSRIERLSLHIDGRIDAPVACATKLDEAAIELAALSYALPALVVVPLTADSAIDPAIVKVDTVSLFGYRRAKLRDLRIVGRAPVPLEGAPDSEFVVFRGGEGLRDQVAIIIGRPDFNQPVPMRLHSACLTGDLFGSLKCDCGDQLRDTAQGMARDGGGVILYLDQEGRGNGIANKMRAYKLQSQGFDTYDADEVLGFEADQRRFDFAAEMLRQLGVAHVRIMTNNPQKIVALQRAGLDVVSDQRVLGRPTVENVRYLASKRDRAGHIIDFDALAARARPKE, via the coding sequence ATGTTCAGCCTGATCCCCAACAGCGACGTAATTTCCGTCGAGCGCGCGATCGCCGAATTCCGCGCGGGCCGGCCGGCCCTGATCGAACAGGACGGCGACGCGGCGCTGGCGATTGGCGTCGAAGCCTTCGACATCGATCTCGCAACCAATCTGGAAAGCTTCGCCGCCGGCCGCGCCCGGCTGGTGCTCCCTTCGGCGCGGCTCCGCCGTCTTGGCGTCGAACGCACGACGCCCGGGGCCATTGCTTTGCCAGCGATCGATCTCTCTCGCATCGAGCGCCTGTCGCTGCACATCGACGGCCGCATCGACGCGCCGGTCGCCTGCGCGACCAAGCTCGACGAAGCCGCGATCGAACTCGCCGCCCTTTCCTATGCGCTGCCCGCGCTTGTCGTCGTTCCCCTCACTGCGGACTCCGCGATCGATCCCGCGATTGTGAAGGTCGATACCGTGTCGCTCTTCGGCTATCGCCGGGCGAAGCTGCGCGATCTCCGCATCGTTGGCCGCGCGCCGGTTCCGCTCGAGGGGGCGCCCGACAGCGAGTTCGTCGTGTTCCGCGGCGGCGAAGGCCTACGTGATCAGGTGGCGATCATCATCGGCCGGCCTGATTTCAACCAGCCGGTGCCGATGCGCCTGCATTCCGCCTGCCTCACCGGCGATCTCTTCGGCAGCCTGAAATGCGATTGCGGCGACCAGCTTCGCGACACCGCCCAGGGCATGGCGCGCGATGGCGGCGGCGTAATCCTTTATCTCGATCAAGAAGGCCGCGGGAATGGCATCGCCAACAAGATGCGCGCCTACAAGCTGCAGAGCCAGGGCTTCGACACCTATGACGCCGACGAGGTGCTCGGCTTCGAAGCGGATCAGCGGCGCTTCGATTTCGCCGCCGAGATGCTGCGCCAGCTTGGCGTCGCGCATGTCCGGATCATGACCAACAATCCGCAGAAGATCGTCGCGCTGCAGCGCGCCGGCCTCGACGTCGTGTCCGACCAGCGCGTGCTGGGCCGCCCGACCGTCGAGAATGTGCGTTACCTCGCCTCGAAGCGCGATCGCGCCGGCCATATCATCGACTTCGACGCGCTCGCCGCGCGCGCCCGGCCGAAGGAATAG
- a CDS encoding cytochrome b, which yields MTSPTGYSPPAKWLHWLTAFAVLGMIPLGLYMVRRGAITNFDELTNTLYTTHKTVGFLVFWLVGMRIVYRVRAGAPAPAATLTPLERIASGAVHHLLYVLLPVVPLLGWAGVSAYGARETLGGFSLPPLLPNNPPLGETILAIHGYAALLMAALILAHIGGALMHGVIKQDGVLNRMIGWWPLKR from the coding sequence ATGACCAGCCCAACCGGCTATTCGCCGCCTGCGAAATGGCTTCACTGGCTCACCGCCTTCGCGGTGCTGGGGATGATCCCGCTTGGCCTTTACATGGTGCGCCGGGGCGCGATCACCAACTTCGACGAACTCACGAACACGCTCTACACCACGCACAAGACGGTGGGGTTCCTCGTGTTCTGGCTGGTCGGCATGCGGATCGTCTATCGCGTCCGGGCCGGCGCCCCGGCGCCCGCCGCGACGCTGACCCCGCTGGAGCGCATCGCCTCAGGCGCGGTCCATCATCTGCTCTATGTGCTTCTGCCCGTTGTTCCTTTGCTGGGCTGGGCCGGCGTCTCGGCCTATGGGGCGCGGGAGACGCTGGGCGGTTTCTCGCTGCCGCCGCTGCTGCCAAATAATCCGCCGCTCGGCGAGACCATCCTCGCCATCCACGGTTACGCGGCCCTGCTCATGGCGGCCCTGATCCTCGCGCATATCGGCGGAGCGCTCATGCATGGCGTGATCAAGCAGGACGGCGTGCTCAACCGCATGATCGGCTGGTGGCCGCTGAAGCGCTAG
- a CDS encoding glycosyltransferase family 4 protein: MPQAFFVIPGDLSSPTGGYAYDRRVLALAEKYEIDLRHLPLSGAWPAPTAEDIAAAAAAIAATPGDSILLIDGLAYGAMPTDLIRGFHRPVVALVHHPLGLEAGLNPARAQKFLQTEKEALALAESIIVTSAITGKTLIDDFGVSSEKIIIAEPGVDEAPRAHGSGGMHILAVGSVIPRKAYDVLIDAMARIADRDWTLSIVGGLNYAPETVAQVREMISDHALDGRVKLLGALSADQLASAYDGADLFVMSSLYEGYGMVATEALARGLPVVSTTGGALADTVPFECGLKVPPGDAIAFSDAVARMIDDHALRQRCADAAWAHAATLPRWSDTAAAIASVLYEVMRGLR, from the coding sequence ATGCCGCAGGCCTTTTTCGTCATTCCCGGCGATCTGTCGTCGCCGACCGGCGGCTACGCCTACGACCGGCGCGTGCTGGCGCTGGCTGAGAAGTATGAAATTGATCTGCGTCACCTCCCCTTATCGGGCGCATGGCCAGCTCCGACGGCAGAGGACATTGCAGCAGCGGCCGCTGCCATCGCGGCCACCCCAGGCGACTCGATCCTTCTGATTGACGGGCTCGCTTATGGCGCGATGCCGACCGATCTGATCCGCGGCTTTCACCGGCCTGTCGTCGCGCTTGTGCACCACCCATTGGGGCTTGAAGCGGGCCTCAATCCCGCCCGCGCGCAAAAATTTCTTCAAACAGAAAAAGAAGCGCTGGCGCTGGCGGAATCGATCATCGTCACGAGCGCGATCACCGGCAAGACGCTGATCGATGATTTCGGCGTCTCATCTGAAAAGATCATCATTGCGGAGCCGGGAGTCGACGAGGCGCCGCGCGCTCATGGTTCGGGCGGCATGCATATTCTCGCCGTCGGATCGGTCATTCCGCGCAAGGCCTACGACGTGCTGATCGACGCGATGGCGCGCATCGCTGACCGCGACTGGACCCTCTCGATCGTGGGCGGATTGAATTATGCGCCAGAAACCGTTGCGCAGGTCCGCGAGATGATCTCCGACCATGCGCTCGATGGCCGCGTGAAGCTCCTCGGCGCCTTGTCGGCTGATCAGCTTGCGTCAGCCTATGACGGCGCCGATCTCTTCGTGATGTCGTCGCTTTATGAAGGCTACGGCATGGTCGCGACCGAGGCGCTGGCGCGCGGTCTGCCCGTGGTCTCCACCACTGGCGGCGCGCTGGCGGACACCGTGCCTTTCGAATGCGGGCTCAAGGTTCCGCCGGGCGATGCCATTGCGTTTTCCGATGCGGTGGCGCGCATGATTGACGATCACGCGCTGCGCCAGCGTTGCGCCGATGCAGCCTGGGCGCATGCGGCGACGCTGCCGCGCTGGAGCGACACGGCGGCCGCGATCGCATCTGTCTTGTACGAGGTGATGCGAGGCCTGCGATGA
- a CDS encoding class I SAM-dependent methyltransferase — MSGFSADWLALREPADHAARNRDILSEVAAHFAGADHLSIIDLGCGAGSNLRGAALALPASRQSWTLIDYDPTLLAVARDRLAAWADRAESQGEELLIEKAGKEIAVDFRRADLNADVDRVLGWRPDLVTAAALFDLVSADWIDRFVASLARHRLPLYTVLTYDGREEWTPPHALDAGIHRAFLEHQRRDKGFGPSAGPDAISRMASAFAASGYRVATGDSPWRLGAREASLAEELIAGIAQAAGETGFAPDGVAAWREARLASLAQSDSSPLVGHLDLWARPA, encoded by the coding sequence ATGAGCGGATTTTCCGCCGACTGGCTGGCGCTGCGCGAACCCGCCGATCACGCCGCGCGCAATCGCGACATTCTCTCCGAGGTCGCGGCGCATTTCGCCGGCGCGGACCATCTCTCGATCATTGATCTCGGCTGCGGCGCCGGCTCGAATCTGCGCGGCGCGGCGCTTGCGCTTCCCGCCTCGCGGCAAAGCTGGACGTTGATCGACTATGATCCAACCTTGCTCGCCGTCGCGCGCGATCGTCTCGCGGCATGGGCCGATCGCGCGGAGAGTCAGGGCGAGGAACTGCTGATCGAAAAAGCCGGCAAGGAAATCGCTGTCGATTTCCGTCGCGCCGATCTCAACGCCGATGTCGATCGCGTGCTGGGCTGGCGGCCCGATCTCGTGACGGCGGCCGCATTGTTCGATCTCGTCTCCGCGGATTGGATCGACCGCTTCGTTGCGTCGCTCGCGCGCCACCGGCTGCCGCTCTACACCGTGCTCACCTATGACGGCCGCGAGGAATGGACGCCGCCGCATGCGCTCGACGCCGGCATCCATCGCGCGTTCCTTGAGCACCAGCGCCGCGACAAGGGCTTTGGCCCGTCCGCAGGACCGGATGCGATCAGCAGGATGGCTTCAGCGTTCGCCGCCAGCGGCTATCGCGTCGCGACTGGCGACAGCCCGTGGAGATTGGGCGCCCGCGAAGCCTCGCTCGCCGAGGAACTGATCGCAGGCATCGCCCAAGCGGCCGGAGAGACCGGATTTGCGCCGGACGGCGTAGCGGCCTGGCGAGAGGCCAGATTGGCGTCGCTCGCCCAATCCGATTCAAGCCCCCTTGTCGGCCACCTCGACCTCTGGGCGCGCCCGGCCTAG